The DNA sequence GCCTGAATGGCATAGGCTTTCTGGACGCCCTGATACGATACCGCCAGTTTCTCCAGCTCATCGATACGCTTCATGTAGCTTTCCATTATCTCGCGGCGGGCTCCCGGACGGGCTCCTGAAATCGCATCGCAAGCCTGTATAATCGGCGAGATGATATAGGTCATTTCCATCTCGTCGTGGTGGGCTCCCACCGCATTGATGATGACCGGTGCTTCTCCGTATTTTTCACAAAGCTTGGCGCCTAACAAGGCATGCGACAACTCCGGATCTTCATCGGAAACTTTTCCTATATCGTGCAGCAAGCCCGCACGTTTCGCGATTTTAGAATTTAATCCCAGTTCACTCGCCATAATTGCACACAAGTTGGCCACCTCACGGGAGTGCTGTAACAGGTTCTGACCGTAGGAAGAACGGAAACGCATCTTGCCCACCAGACGAATCAATTCGGGATGCAGGCCATGTACGCCCAGATCAATGACGGTACGCTCGCCGATTTCCATGATTTGGCCTTCCAGCTGCTTTTCGGTTTTCGCCACCACCTCTTCAATACGGGCAGGGTGGATACGGCCATCCGCCACCAATCGCTGAAGCGACAAACGGGCTATCTCTCTTTTAAAAGCATCATATCCTGAAATGATAATCGCCTCCGGCGTATCGTCTACGATAATTTCCACTCCGGTTGCTGCTTCCAGCGCGCGGATATTTCTGCCCTCCCGGCCTATGATTTGTCCTTTTTGCTCATCTGAGGTTAAGTTGAAGACAGACACCGTATTTTCAATGGCTGTTTCGGCAGCGGTACGCTGTATGGACTGAATCACAATTTTCTTCGCTTCTTTGTTGGCTTTCAGTTTCGCCTCGTCCATCACGGCTTTCACATGGGCCATGGCATCGGACTGCGCCTTGCCTTTCAGCTGTTCCACCAGCTGCGCTTTGGCTTCTTCGGCGGACAGCTTGGCTACCTGCTCCAGTTTGGCAACATGTTCGGCATGAGCTTTTTCGAGTTCAGCACGCTTTTTATTTACCACCTCAATCTGCTCGTTCATACGAAGTTTGATGGCTTCGTTTTCCTTTTCCTGTTTGCCAACGCTCGCCAGCTTGTCTTTGTGTGATTGTTCAATTTGCTTGGCACGGTTCTCCGATTCTAACAGCTTTCGGTTGCGTTGTTCAATCT is a window from the Sphingobacteriales bacterium genome containing:
- the rny gene encoding ribonuclease Y, encoding MDPIIITVIAAVGALIIGLVLGKIIFKASVDKHLAEAKLAEEKAKSIEETARAEAELIRKEAYTTAESLKKDKMMEAKEYFLKQKEEHNKEIEQRNRKLLESENRAKQIEQSHKDKLASVGKQEKENEAIKLRMNEQIEVVNKKRAELEKAHAEHVAKLEQVAKLSAEEAKAQLVEQLKGKAQSDAMAHVKAVMDEAKLKANKEAKKIVIQSIQRTAAETAIENTVSVFNLTSDEQKGQIIGREGRNIRALEAATGVEIIVDDTPEAIIISGYDAFKREIARLSLQRLVADGRIHPARIEEVVAKTEKQLEGQIMEIGERTVIDLGVHGLHPELIRLVGKMRFRSSYGQNLLQHSREVANLCAIMASELGLNSKIAKRAGLLHDIGKVSDEDPELSHALLGAKLCEKYGEAPVIINAVGAHHDEMEMTYIISPIIQACDAISGARPGARREIMESYMKRIDELEKLAVSYQGVQKAYAIQAGRELRVLVEAEKIDDKQVEEISFKIAQQIQDEMTYPGQIKVTVIRETRSVSVAK